Proteins from a genomic interval of Rosa chinensis cultivar Old Blush chromosome 2, RchiOBHm-V2, whole genome shotgun sequence:
- the LOC112183388 gene encoding uncharacterized protein LOC112183388 isoform X2, producing the protein MMCDSRIVQTKLSQNDSLCKYSHSSISCDSEFQSEVVKDDSFSKVSNPDEGIERLGSCNKSSYPYKFQLEQDVQRLEQQLLEEIELHAILENAIEKNATKFSSPACLPYNAQELLSNIAALEVTVSELEQELVALHFQLSQERNERRLAEYHLRHPSPQSMSPRLCGIMKLPSSSPSRCTEQSSPEIHHYSGDDSWQEPQDQSSETSGETSSMQSVTEIAVDSVACGHDMKNCRKMDLVSLQPSDFRKLPKGMPSKGLWDHPNQLSEEMVRCMKNIFISLADSALPSKSSSQESQLSPLSPRGHLSNSSWWSSSERSMISSWVQSPQVDIQSNSEVLASENACDPYRVRGKLSWADIGSYGLATEVSWMSVGKKQLEYAAGALRRFRVLVEQLAKVNPIHLSCNEKLAFWINLYNALIMHAYLAYGVPRSDLKLFSLMQKAAYTVGGHSYSATAIEYVILKAKPPLHRPQIALLLALHKLKVSDEQRKSVIDTYEPLITFALSCGMYSSPAVRIYTAENVREELQEAQRDFVRASVGVSNKGRLLVPKMLHCFAKGSVDDSNLAVWISHYLPPHQAIFVEQCISQRRQSLLGSRNCGILPFDSRFRYLFLPDKIPL; encoded by the exons ATGATGTGTGACTCACGGATTGTGCAAACTAAGTTGAGCCA AAATGATTCCCTCTGTAAATATTCTCATTCTAGCATCTCATGTGATTCTGAATTTCAGTCAGAGGTTGTGAAAGATGACTCGTTTTCTAAG GTGAGTAATCCTGATGAAGGTATTGAACGACTTGGATCATGCAATAAAAGTTCATACCCGTACAAGTTCCAGCTTGAACAGGAT GTACAAAGATTGGAACAGCAGCTGCTTGAAGAAATAGAGCTACATGCTATTCTGGAAAATGCAATTGAGAAAAATGCTACTAAATTCTCCAGTCCAGCATGCCTTCCTTACAAT GCTCAAGAGCTCCTAAGCAATATTGCTGCCCTGGAGGTTACAGTTTCAGAACTAGAACAGGAGTTGGTTGCTTTGCATTTCCAACTAAgtcaagaaagaaatgaaagaaggcTGGCAGAATATCATCTGAGGCATCCATCTCCTCAGTCAATGTCTCCTCGCTTGTGTGGTATTATGAAACTGCCG AGTTCATCTCCTTCGAGGTGTACAGAGCAGTCTAGTCCTGAAATTCATCATTATTCAGGAGATGACTCATGGCAGGAGCCACAAGATCAATCATCAGAAACTAGCGGTGAAACATCTTCCATGCAATCAGTAACTGAG ATTGCGGTGGACTCAGTTGCATGTGGCCATGATATGAAAAACTGTAGGAAGATGGATCTCGTATCTTTGCAACCTTCTGACTTTAGGAAGCTTCCTAAAGGGATGCCCTCCAAGGGCCTGTGGGATCATCCTAATCAACTGTCAGAGGAGatggttagatgcatgaaaaatattttcatATCTTTGGCTGATTCAGCCTTACCGTCAAAATCTTCTTCCCAAGAGAGCCAGTTGTCACCTCTGTCACCACGTGGACATCTTTCTAATTCCTCATGGTGGTCGTCATCTGAACGGTCGATGATTTCATCATGGGTACAGAGCCCACAAGTAGATATACAGAGTAACTCTGAAGTATTAGCTTCAGAAAACGCCTGTGATCCCTATAGAGTTCGAGGGAAACTGAGTTGGGCAGACATTGGGAGCTATGGACTAGCAACTGAAGTTTCTTGGATGTCAGTTGGGAAGAAGCAATTAGAATATGCTGCTGGTGCTCTGAGGAGGTTCAG AGTACTTGTGGAGCAACTGGCAAAAGTAAATCCTATCCATTTGAGCTGCAATGAGAAGCTTGCTTTCTGGATTAACTTATATAATGCACTTATCATGCAT GCTTACTTGGCTTATGGAGTCCCTAGAAGTGATTTGAAGCTCTTCTCTTTAATGCAAAAG GCAGCTTACACTGTTGGGGGACATTCTTACAGTGCCACTGCTATTGAGTACGTAATTTTGAAGGCGAAACCTCCACTTCATAGACCACAAATT GCTTTGCTTCTTGCCCTTCACAAGCTTAAGGTCTCAGATGAGCAACGGAAGTCTGTAATCGATACATATGAACCACTTATAACCTTTGCTTTAAGCTGTGGAATGTACTCCTCACCGGCG GTAAGGATCTACACTGCTGAAAATGTAAGGGAAGAACTTCAGGAAGCACAGCGTGATTTTGTTCGAGCTTCAGTTGGGGTTAGTAACAAGGGGAGGTTGTTGGTGCCAAAAATGTTGCACTGCTTTGCCAAAGGCTCTGTGGATGATTCAAATTTGGCTGTATGGATATCACATTACCTCCCGCCCCACCAAGCTATCTTTGTTGAGCAATGCATATCACAAAGGCGACAAAGTCTGCTTGGTTCGCGCAACTGTGGCATTTTGCCATTTGATTCACGCTTCCGATACCTATTTCTGCCCGACAAAATTCCATTATGA
- the LOC112183388 gene encoding uncharacterized protein LOC112183388 isoform X1 — MWMHCGPVTSQGFVKACLYLHIVSGLLVPEARLLLRLEDLLYVVKAKPHDRRMMCDSRIVQTKLSQNDSLCKYSHSSISCDSEFQSEVVKDDSFSKVSNPDEGIERLGSCNKSSYPYKFQLEQDVQRLEQQLLEEIELHAILENAIEKNATKFSSPACLPYNAQELLSNIAALEVTVSELEQELVALHFQLSQERNERRLAEYHLRHPSPQSMSPRLCGIMKLPSSSPSRCTEQSSPEIHHYSGDDSWQEPQDQSSETSGETSSMQSVTEIAVDSVACGHDMKNCRKMDLVSLQPSDFRKLPKGMPSKGLWDHPNQLSEEMVRCMKNIFISLADSALPSKSSSQESQLSPLSPRGHLSNSSWWSSSERSMISSWVQSPQVDIQSNSEVLASENACDPYRVRGKLSWADIGSYGLATEVSWMSVGKKQLEYAAGALRRFRVLVEQLAKVNPIHLSCNEKLAFWINLYNALIMHAYLAYGVPRSDLKLFSLMQKAAYTVGGHSYSATAIEYVILKAKPPLHRPQIALLLALHKLKVSDEQRKSVIDTYEPLITFALSCGMYSSPAVRIYTAENVREELQEAQRDFVRASVGVSNKGRLLVPKMLHCFAKGSVDDSNLAVWISHYLPPHQAIFVEQCISQRRQSLLGSRNCGILPFDSRFRYLFLPDKIPL; from the exons ATGTGGATGCACTGCGGTCCTGTTACCTCACAAG GATTTGTGAAAGCTTGTTTGTACCTGCATATAGTTTCTGGTCTTCTAGTACCAGAAGCCAGGCTGCTTCTGCGTTTGGAGGATTTGCTTTATGTGGTAAAAGCCAAACCCCATGATCGCAGGATGATGTGTGACTCACGGATTGTGCAAACTAAGTTGAGCCA AAATGATTCCCTCTGTAAATATTCTCATTCTAGCATCTCATGTGATTCTGAATTTCAGTCAGAGGTTGTGAAAGATGACTCGTTTTCTAAG GTGAGTAATCCTGATGAAGGTATTGAACGACTTGGATCATGCAATAAAAGTTCATACCCGTACAAGTTCCAGCTTGAACAGGAT GTACAAAGATTGGAACAGCAGCTGCTTGAAGAAATAGAGCTACATGCTATTCTGGAAAATGCAATTGAGAAAAATGCTACTAAATTCTCCAGTCCAGCATGCCTTCCTTACAAT GCTCAAGAGCTCCTAAGCAATATTGCTGCCCTGGAGGTTACAGTTTCAGAACTAGAACAGGAGTTGGTTGCTTTGCATTTCCAACTAAgtcaagaaagaaatgaaagaaggcTGGCAGAATATCATCTGAGGCATCCATCTCCTCAGTCAATGTCTCCTCGCTTGTGTGGTATTATGAAACTGCCG AGTTCATCTCCTTCGAGGTGTACAGAGCAGTCTAGTCCTGAAATTCATCATTATTCAGGAGATGACTCATGGCAGGAGCCACAAGATCAATCATCAGAAACTAGCGGTGAAACATCTTCCATGCAATCAGTAACTGAG ATTGCGGTGGACTCAGTTGCATGTGGCCATGATATGAAAAACTGTAGGAAGATGGATCTCGTATCTTTGCAACCTTCTGACTTTAGGAAGCTTCCTAAAGGGATGCCCTCCAAGGGCCTGTGGGATCATCCTAATCAACTGTCAGAGGAGatggttagatgcatgaaaaatattttcatATCTTTGGCTGATTCAGCCTTACCGTCAAAATCTTCTTCCCAAGAGAGCCAGTTGTCACCTCTGTCACCACGTGGACATCTTTCTAATTCCTCATGGTGGTCGTCATCTGAACGGTCGATGATTTCATCATGGGTACAGAGCCCACAAGTAGATATACAGAGTAACTCTGAAGTATTAGCTTCAGAAAACGCCTGTGATCCCTATAGAGTTCGAGGGAAACTGAGTTGGGCAGACATTGGGAGCTATGGACTAGCAACTGAAGTTTCTTGGATGTCAGTTGGGAAGAAGCAATTAGAATATGCTGCTGGTGCTCTGAGGAGGTTCAG AGTACTTGTGGAGCAACTGGCAAAAGTAAATCCTATCCATTTGAGCTGCAATGAGAAGCTTGCTTTCTGGATTAACTTATATAATGCACTTATCATGCAT GCTTACTTGGCTTATGGAGTCCCTAGAAGTGATTTGAAGCTCTTCTCTTTAATGCAAAAG GCAGCTTACACTGTTGGGGGACATTCTTACAGTGCCACTGCTATTGAGTACGTAATTTTGAAGGCGAAACCTCCACTTCATAGACCACAAATT GCTTTGCTTCTTGCCCTTCACAAGCTTAAGGTCTCAGATGAGCAACGGAAGTCTGTAATCGATACATATGAACCACTTATAACCTTTGCTTTAAGCTGTGGAATGTACTCCTCACCGGCG GTAAGGATCTACACTGCTGAAAATGTAAGGGAAGAACTTCAGGAAGCACAGCGTGATTTTGTTCGAGCTTCAGTTGGGGTTAGTAACAAGGGGAGGTTGTTGGTGCCAAAAATGTTGCACTGCTTTGCCAAAGGCTCTGTGGATGATTCAAATTTGGCTGTATGGATATCACATTACCTCCCGCCCCACCAAGCTATCTTTGTTGAGCAATGCATATCACAAAGGCGACAAAGTCTGCTTGGTTCGCGCAACTGTGGCATTTTGCCATTTGATTCACGCTTCCGATACCTATTTCTGCCCGACAAAATTCCATTATGA
- the LOC112190502 gene encoding uncharacterized protein LOC112190502, which produces MNTLGIFTNISRITNIHDHGRVVDSKKGRFQCNYCDKEVSGITRLKCHLGGIGPEVKPCLEVPAEVKELWRNKLLESRGKKVNHSSSSNGVKRKKHETSQTSSYQDGSEEDTDSMSEENATDYVNSPNGNIGLQRGESNDMRNVSISMNPQKCIGRFFYETGLEFTAANSPSFKRMINSVAGPGVNYKIPSCEELKGCIFQDEVKEMQEYVRKIKESWATTGCSILLDSWIDEKGRNLVNFLVNCPQGPVYLCTHDVSSSIGNVDAIRALLEGIIKDVGADNVVQIVADSTTGWVGALGKEFSKHKGVFWAVSGSHCIELMLEKIGMSTSTKGILDKAKTITKFIHGHEEVLKILKKHTCGRDLIKPSKIRGAMPFMTLDSIVYEKQELKDMFASSEWNMSIWGSRVESKMVADIVEDQSFWIRAEMVSKATMPLVRAIELIFEADKPLVGHIYETMDQVKERIKEELINKKSHYRPFWEVIDDIWDNILHIPLHGAGYYLNPSLKYSNDFYCDDEVYLGLMCCIAQMVRDPSIQDVIHNQLKEYIRAEGSFKEGSSSSRRITHPAMWWSSYGKQCPELQRFAIRVLSQNCDGATRYGLRRTLAEKLVTNGRNPIEQQRLSDLTFLHYNLQLQKFCSGVKSGIEAEDIHPMDDWIIDEAQDIVSQNGDVKVEPANGATSEGCSRLQLKIESM; this is translated from the exons ATGAACACATTGGGCATTTTCACTAACATTTCTCGAATCACTAATATTCATGATCATGGAAGAGTTGTTGATAGTAAAAAGGGTAGATTTCAATGCAACTACTGTGATAAAGAGGTGAGCGGTATCACCCGTTTGAAGTGCCATTTAGGAGGAATAGGGCCGGAAGTAAAACCATGTTTAGAGGTTCCTGCTGAGGTGAAGGAGCTGTGGAGAAACAAGTTGCTTGAAAGTCGTGGCAAGAAAGTTAACCACTCTTCCAGCTCAAATGGTGTTAAGCGTAAGAAGCATGAGACTTCTCAAACTTCTAGTTATCAGGATGGAAGCGAAGAAGATACAGACTCAATGTCAGAAGAAAATGCAACAGATTATGTCAACAGTCCCAATGGAAATATAGGCCTTCAAAGAGGAGAAAGTAATGACATGAGAAATGTTTCGATATCAATGAACCCCCAAAAATGCATTGGTAGATTCTTTTATGAAACAGGCTTAGAATTTACTGCTGCAAATTCTCCTAGCTTCAAAAGAATGATAAATTCTGTTGCTGGTCCTGGTGTGAATTACAAGATTCCTAGCTGTGAAGAGCTTAAAGGTTGCATCTTTCAAGATGAAGTGAAGGAGATGCAAGAATATGTGAGAAAGATTAAGGAATCCTGGGCTACTACTGGATGTAGCATCTTGTTGGACAGTTGGATTGATGAAAAGGGTAGAAACCTCGTTAACTTTTTGGTCAACTGCCCTCAAGGCCCTGTTTATCTCTGTACTCATGATGTTTCATCTTCCATTGGTAATGTTGATGCCATACGTGCACTATTGGAGGGGATTATTAAGGATGTTGGGGCTGACAATGTTGTTCAGATTGTGGCAGATTCTACAACTGGCTGGGTTGGTGCTCTAGGCAAGGAGTTCAGTAAGCACAAAGGAGTGTTTTGGGCAGTGAGTGGATCTCATTGCATTGAGCTGATGCTAGAGAAGATTGGAATGAGTACCTCCACTAAGGGGATTTTGGATAAAGCGAAGACTATTACAAAATTCATTCATGGGCATGAAGAagttttgaagattttgaagaaaCATACTTGTGGCCGTGACCTGATTAAGCCCTCCAAGATAAGAGGAGCAATGCCCTTTATGACTTTAGATAGTATTGTATACGAAAAGCAGGAACTAAAAGACATGTTTGCCTCATCTGAGTGGAACATGTCAATCTGGGGTTCAAGAGTGGAGAGCAAGATGGTAGCAGATATAGTGGAAGATCAGTCCTTTTGGATTAGAGCTGAGATGGTCTCAAAAGCAACTATGCCGCTGGTTCGTGCTATTGAATTGATCTTTGAGGCTGACAAGCCACTTGTGGGGCACATATACGAAACCATGGATCAAGTGAAGGAGagaattaaagaagaattaataaacaaaaagtccCACTACAGGCCTTTTTGGGAAGTTATTGATGACATTTGGGACAATATTCTCCATATCCCTCTCCACGGGGCTGGTTATTATCTTAATCCAAGTCTCAAATATTCTAATGACTTCTATTGCGATGATGAGGTTTACCTTGGGCTTATGTGCTGCATTGCACAGATGGTGCGGGATCCTTCAATTCAAGATGTAATACACAATCAACTCAAGGAGTACATACGTGCTGAAGGCAGTTTCAAGGAGGGGAGTTCCTCTAGCCGAAGAATAACTCATCCAG CTATGTGGTGGTCTTCTTATGGGAAACAATGTCCTGAACTCCAGAGGTTTGCCATTAGAGTTTTGAGCCAGAACTGCGATGGTGCTACAAGAtatggactcagaaggactctAGCTGAGAAGCTGGTTACAAATGGAAGGAATCCTATCGAGCAGCAACGGTTGAGTGATCTGACTTTTCTTCATTATAATTTGCAATTACAGAAGTTTTGCTCAGGTGTGAAGAGCGGCATTGAAGCTGAGGATATTCATCCAATGGATGACTGGATCATCGATGAAGCACAAGATATTGTTTCTCAGAATGGGGATGTGAAGGTGGAGCCTGCTAATGGAGCTACCAGTGAAGGATGTTCAAGATTGCAGCTTAAAATAGAATCCATGTAA